In Mastomys coucha isolate ucsf_1 unplaced genomic scaffold, UCSF_Mcou_1 pScaffold20, whole genome shotgun sequence, one DNA window encodes the following:
- the Bid gene encoding BH3-interacting domain death agonist isoform X3: protein MDSEVSNGSGLEAEHITNLLVFGFLQSSDSNFHQELEVLGQELPVQAYLVADFEGELQTDGSQASRPFYHGRIEPDSESQEEVIQNIARHLAQVGDEMDQNIQPTLVRQLATQFMNSSLSEEDRRNCLAKALDDVKTAFPRDMDNDKAMLIMTMLLAKKVASHAPSLLRDVFHTTVNFINQNLFSYVRNLVRNEMD from the exons ATGGACTCTGAG GTCAGCAATGGCTCCGGCCTGGAGGCCGAGCACATCACAAACCTGCTGGTGTTCGGCTTTCTCCAAAGCTCTGACTCTAATTTCCACCAAGAGCTGGAGGTGCTGGGTCAAGAATTGCCTGTGCAAGCTTACCTGGTGGCAGACTTCGAAGGCGAGCTGCAGACAGATGGCAGCCAGGCTAGCCGCCCCTTCTACCACGGAAGAATAGAGCCAG ATTCTGAAAGTCAGGAAGAAGTCATCCAGAACATTGCCAGACATCTCGCCCAAGTAGGCGATGAGATGGACCAGAACATCCAGCCCACGCTGGTGAGACAACTGGCCACACAGTTCATGAACAGCAGCCTGTCGGAGGAG GATAGAAGGAACTGCCTGGCCAAAGCCCTCGACGACGTGAAGACAGCCTTCCCCAGAGACATGGACAACGACAAGGCCATGCTGATAATGACCATGCTGTTGGCCAAAAAGGTGGCCAGTCATGCACCGTCACTGCTCCGAGATGTCTTCCACACGACCGTGAACTTTATTAACCAGAACCTATTCTCCTATGTGAGGAACTTGGTTAGAAAT GAGATGGACTGA
- the Bid gene encoding BH3-interacting domain death agonist isoform X1, with protein MTACLEDGGSLDSVSQRCWSYTACVMDSEVSNGSGLEAEHITNLLVFGFLQSSDSNFHQELEVLGQELPVQAYLVADFEGELQTDGSQASRPFYHGRIEPDSESQEEVIQNIARHLAQVGDEMDQNIQPTLVRQLATQFMNSSLSEEDRRNCLAKALDDVKTAFPRDMDNDKAMLIMTMLLAKKVASHAPSLLRDVFHTTVNFINQNLFSYVRNLVRNEMD; from the exons ATGACTGCGTGCTTAGAGGACG GTGGTTCTCTGGACTCTGTGAGCCAGCGGTGTTGGAGCTACACGGCTTGTGTCATGGACTCTGAG GTCAGCAATGGCTCCGGCCTGGAGGCCGAGCACATCACAAACCTGCTGGTGTTCGGCTTTCTCCAAAGCTCTGACTCTAATTTCCACCAAGAGCTGGAGGTGCTGGGTCAAGAATTGCCTGTGCAAGCTTACCTGGTGGCAGACTTCGAAGGCGAGCTGCAGACAGATGGCAGCCAGGCTAGCCGCCCCTTCTACCACGGAAGAATAGAGCCAG ATTCTGAAAGTCAGGAAGAAGTCATCCAGAACATTGCCAGACATCTCGCCCAAGTAGGCGATGAGATGGACCAGAACATCCAGCCCACGCTGGTGAGACAACTGGCCACACAGTTCATGAACAGCAGCCTGTCGGAGGAG GATAGAAGGAACTGCCTGGCCAAAGCCCTCGACGACGTGAAGACAGCCTTCCCCAGAGACATGGACAACGACAAGGCCATGCTGATAATGACCATGCTGTTGGCCAAAAAGGTGGCCAGTCATGCACCGTCACTGCTCCGAGATGTCTTCCACACGACCGTGAACTTTATTAACCAGAACCTATTCTCCTATGTGAGGAACTTGGTTAGAAAT GAGATGGACTGA
- the Bid gene encoding BH3-interacting domain death agonist isoform X2 — protein MTACLEDGGSLDSVSQRCWSYTACVMDSEVSNGSGLEAEHITNLLVFGFLQSSDSNFHQELEVLGQELPVQAYLVADFEGELQTDGSQASRPFYHGRIEPDSESQEEVIQNIARHLAQVGDEMDQNIQPTLVRQLATQFMNSSLSEEKELPGQSPRRREDSLPQRHGQRQGHADNDHAVGQKGGQSCTVTAPRCLPHDRELY, from the exons ATGACTGCGTGCTTAGAGGACG GTGGTTCTCTGGACTCTGTGAGCCAGCGGTGTTGGAGCTACACGGCTTGTGTCATGGACTCTGAG GTCAGCAATGGCTCCGGCCTGGAGGCCGAGCACATCACAAACCTGCTGGTGTTCGGCTTTCTCCAAAGCTCTGACTCTAATTTCCACCAAGAGCTGGAGGTGCTGGGTCAAGAATTGCCTGTGCAAGCTTACCTGGTGGCAGACTTCGAAGGCGAGCTGCAGACAGATGGCAGCCAGGCTAGCCGCCCCTTCTACCACGGAAGAATAGAGCCAG ATTCTGAAAGTCAGGAAGAAGTCATCCAGAACATTGCCAGACATCTCGCCCAAGTAGGCGATGAGATGGACCAGAACATCCAGCCCACGCTGGTGAGACAACTGGCCACACAGTTCATGAACAGCAGCCTGTCGGAGGAG AAGGAACTGCCTGGCCAAAGCCCTCGACGACGTGAAGACAGCCTTCCCCAGAGACATGGACAACGACAAGGCCATGCTGATAATGACCATGCTGTTGGCCAAAAAGGTGGCCAGTCATGCACCGTCACTGCTCCGAGATGTCTTCCACACGACCGTGAACTTTATTAA